TTCATAGAGGCTTACATAGATTTTCCTGAAGAGGACATAGAGCTTGCATCGAAGAAAGAGATTATTGAATCAGCAGAGACAATCCTGAAAGAGCTTGAGTCGCTTCTAAAAAGTTACGATGAAGGCAGATTTTTCAGAGAAGGGCTTGCAGCGGCAATCGTAGGAAAGCCTAATGTCGGAAAATCTTCTCTCCTTAATGCGCTTCTTCAGAAAGACAGGGCGATTGTCACAGATACCCCTGGCACAACAAGGGACACAATTGAAGAATATCTGAATATCAACGGCCTGCCGCTTCGCATAATTGACACAGCAGGAATAAGAGAATCGCATGACATGGCAGAGAAAGAAGGAGTTAAAAGAAGCATCAGGGCCATGGAAGATGCGGATTTAGTCATAGCTGTTATTGACGGCAGTGAGCCTCTGAAAGATGAAGACATCGAGGTGCTCGGAAAGACAAAAGGTAAAAACACGATAATAGTTATCAATAAATCCGACTTAATAAGTTCAGAAGAGCAGAAGAGCAGAAGAGCAGAAGTTAAACGGCTTCTTGGTAAAAGGTCATTCCCGCTTGTCGGGAATCCTTCTGAAGAAAGACTCCGGACAAGCCGGAGTGACAAATCAGATGTTTATGATATCTTTACTATTTCCGCAACGAGAGGCGAAGGGATTGAGGGGCTTAAGCAAACAATATTTAACTCCTCGGTTAAAAACTGGAAAGAGCAGAAGGAGGGTGTTATTGTTACTAATCTCAGGCATAAGATTGCAATTCAGGCTGCTTATGATTCTCTAAAGAATGGGATTAAGGCAATTGAAACTGACAAGCCGCTTGAGATAATTGCAATTGAATTCAGGGATGCGCTTGACAGACTCGGAGAGATTGTTGGAGCTGTAACAACAGATGATATTCTCAACAGGATATTCAGCGATTTCTGCATCGGAAAGTAAAAGGACAAAAATTGTGAGGAGGCGGGGGCTGGGTTGAGGCAAGATTCACGGGTCTGCCAGAATAGGGGCTGAAGTCGCAACGAAGTGGAGCGGATAGCCCCGCATGAGAACTTGCAAGAGATTAATATATTGTATTAACATCTGCATAATTGCAAGGGTAGTTTAATATTGCCGAAAGACAGCTTCAGCCTCGTGAAAGATTCGTTGAATGAATTGCTAACTTTTCGCCGCTGCCGACATCTCAGCCTTTTTGATGGAACTTTGAAGATATTCTTTGAACTTGGAAGACACCAGCCATTTAATCCCAAATTTTTCAGCCCATTTTATTATCCCCTGGTCTGCTGTTACAAGCAGCGCATCAAGCTCCCGTGCAAGCAGAATGAGGTCAACATCCTCCTTGCTGTCAATAATCCCTTCCCTTAAAGCCTCTCTGTATTTTCTCCTCATGTCCTTAATAATCTCTTCTTCGCCTGCTTTTGAAACACCCCTTACAGCTTTCTCTGCCACCCTGAGCCCCTTATTAATCCTCTCTCTCATGTCTTCTATCAATTCATAGAGCAGAAATGCAGGGCATGTAAGCTCATGTTTCTTTGGAGGTTTTTGCTGAAGAACCACGAGCAGGTCTCCTGATATTTTTTCAGGTTCTATGAAATTAAGGAGTTCCTCAAATATGGACGGCGGCATATAGAACTCAAGGTGAGGAATCTGCGATGCTAAAAACAGGAAGTCCTCAAGCGCCTCTGTAGGTGTCCTGCCAAAGCTCTCGCGAACCTCAGGATTTACAAAAAGGCTTGTATCTAAAACTACAGCGCTCTTTTTAAATTTTGCCTGCCCCATGAAGTTTGAACGTATATGTATTCCAGTTATTGCAACTCGGGCACCTGCCGGACCAGTCCTGTGATAAGTAGCCGCAGGCTGAACACCAGTAAGGAAGCCGGAACGCTATTTTCATGTCCACAGCTTTTTTGAATTCCACCGCTGCCTTGTCGCATTGATTGCGCCTGAGATAAAGGTCGCCCATTATCTGATAAAGTTCAGGGGACGCCACCCCGCTTGCATCTACGTAAGAAAATGTTTCAAATGCATCGTCTATCATCTCAAGCCTGTAGTAGAGCTTCCCAAGCAGAAATCTCAGCGCATGGTTCTGAGGCTTCTTTGACAGGCTGTTGACATAAAGCCTTATGAGCCTTGCAGGTTCTCCAATGTTTATAAGCAAATCTTCAAGCCTTGCAAGAACTATCAGGGACGCTGTCTGATCATAGCTCTTTTCAAGAAAGTCAACGGCATCTTCTGACTCGCCTTCCCTGAGCATTACCTCGGCAAGTCCGATGTATGACGGCACAAAATCCACATCCAGCCTGAGCAGTGTCTTGAACAGTTTCTTTGCCTTTTCAATATCCCCGCGTTCAAGGCTGTAACGGCCGTATTCATACTTATATCCAAGGAGGTTCATCTGCTCCCTCTGCCGGTCTTTTTCTGTATGTTCATGTTTCAGTATCGTCTTCTGCACCTCAACAAGGTCGTCCCATTTTTCATCCCTTTCGAGAATAGCCCTCTTTTTGTAGAGAGCGCTGAGATTGTCAGTATCTATGTCGAGGATTTTCTCTATGTAATTCAGCGCCTCTGCCCACCTTCCTGTTTTTTCCATCAGGTTTTCAAGCGAGAACAGCACCTCGGGGTTCTGCTGGTTGGAAGCAAATGCCTTGTTATAGAAGCTCATTGCCTTCTGATATTCCTCTTCGGCAGATGCGATGTCGCCGAGCCTGAGCAGCGCGTCAAGATGTTTCGGCTCTTCTGCAAGGATGCCTTCAAGCGCTTCCTTTGCTTCATCCTCATTATGAGCAAGAAGCGCATTCAGCGCCTTTGAATACATCTCCTGAACCCTTGCCTCTTTTTTCTGTTTGCGCTGATACTGAAGGTTATCTATAAAGCGTTTTGTGTCTCTTATAGTAAAGACAACGAGCATCGCAAGCGCGCCTGCAACGCATGAAAAGAGTATCAGTGCTATCTTGGAAGTCTCATACGCATCGCCAAAAGGTATTTTGATTGTTGTGATTTCCTGGTTAACATATGCCAATCCCCCAAGCCCGGCAAGAAAAAGTATGAATATAAATATTGCGATCTTACCCATTATCAGTTATGGCCCTTTCCCTCTCCATGTATTCTCGGCGCATCAAGCCAGAGTTTTTCAAGCTGATAGTAGGCCCTTGTTTCTTCTTCAAACACATGAATAATGATATCTCCGTAGTCCATTAACACCCAATGACTGTAATTCAGCCCTTCGATTCCGATAGGA
This genomic stretch from Nitrospirota bacterium harbors:
- a CDS encoding tetratricopeptide repeat protein; protein product: MGKIAIFIFILFLAGLGGLAYVNQEITTIKIPFGDAYETSKIALILFSCVAGALAMLVVFTIRDTKRFIDNLQYQRKQKKEARVQEMYSKALNALLAHNEDEAKEALEGILAEEPKHLDALLRLGDIASAEEEYQKAMSFYNKAFASNQQNPEVLFSLENLMEKTGRWAEALNYIEKILDIDTDNLSALYKKRAILERDEKWDDLVEVQKTILKHEHTEKDRQREQMNLLGYKYEYGRYSLERGDIEKAKKLFKTLLRLDVDFVPSYIGLAEVMLREGESEDAVDFLEKSYDQTASLIVLARLEDLLINIGEPARLIRLYVNSLSKKPQNHALRFLLGKLYYRLEMIDDAFETFSYVDASGVASPELYQIMGDLYLRRNQCDKAAVEFKKAVDMKIAFRLPYWCSACGYLSQDWSGRCPSCNNWNTYTFKLHGAGKI
- a CDS encoding RNA ligase partner protein is translated as MGQAKFKKSAVVLDTSLFVNPEVRESFGRTPTEALEDFLFLASQIPHLEFYMPPSIFEELLNFIEPEKISGDLLVVLQQKPPKKHELTCPAFLLYELIEDMRERINKGLRVAEKAVRGVSKAGEEEIIKDMRRKYREALREGIIDSKEDVDLILLARELDALLVTADQGIIKWAEKFGIKWLVSSKFKEYLQSSIKKAEMSAAAKS
- the mnmE gene encoding tRNA uridine-5-carboxymethylaminomethyl(34) synthesis GTPase MnmE; this encodes MLDDTIAAISTPAGEGGIGIVRLSGKDAIKIAGRLFHSSKGKTLSASASHRIIYGFIKDPETNETVDEALVSIMRSPNTYTREDIVEINCHGGMSPLRDVLELAVKNGARLAEPGEFTKRAFLNGRLDLSEAEAVLDLIRAKTDESRRIALEQLRGKLSEKILNLREQITKICVFIEAYIDFPEEDIELASKKEIIESAETILKELESLLKSYDEGRFFREGLAAAIVGKPNVGKSSLLNALLQKDRAIVTDTPGTTRDTIEEYLNINGLPLRIIDTAGIRESHDMAEKEGVKRSIRAMEDADLVIAVIDGSEPLKDEDIEVLGKTKGKNTIIVINKSDLISSEEQKSRRAEVKRLLGKRSFPLVGNPSEERLRTSRSDKSDVYDIFTISATRGEGIEGLKQTIFNSSVKNWKEQKEGVIVTNLRHKIAIQAAYDSLKNGIKAIETDKPLEIIAIEFRDALDRLGEIVGAVTTDDILNRIFSDFCIGK